One Sphingomonas endolithica DNA segment encodes these proteins:
- a CDS encoding PilZ domain-containing protein — protein MATGNIAYADHRMLARDEVDYRVRAFGPDARELSLLIVNISARGLMARCERDLEVGSRLRVPLPVVGVVAAEVRWALGGRIGCELDAAIELADYYELLARMVRGN, from the coding sequence ATGGCTACCGGCAACATCGCCTATGCGGATCATCGCATGCTGGCCCGCGACGAAGTCGATTACCGGGTGCGCGCCTTTGGGCCGGATGCGCGCGAATTGTCGCTGCTGATCGTCAACATTTCCGCGCGAGGCCTGATGGCGCGCTGCGAACGCGACCTGGAAGTCGGGTCGCGGCTGCGTGTGCCGCTGCCGGTCGTCGGCGTCGTCGCGGCGGAAGTGCGCTGGGCGCTGGGCGGCCGCATCGGTTGCGAACTGGATGCGGCGATCGAGCTTGCCGACTATTACGAACTGCTCGCCCGGATGGTGCGCGGGAACTAA
- the dksA gene encoding RNA polymerase-binding protein DksA, with the protein MATVLNRLNDSEKPNMPTEASADGYRPSSDEEFMNPKQQEYFRGKLQAWKDGILKEAAGTLSQLQVDSLREADLTDRASSETDWSIELRTRDRQRKLISKIEAAMRRIDEGEYGYCEVTGEPISLARLEARPIATMTVEAQERHERNEKVSREE; encoded by the coding sequence ATGGCAACGGTCTTGAATCGATTGAATGACTCCGAAAAACCGAACATGCCGACAGAGGCGAGCGCGGACGGGTATCGCCCGTCCTCCGACGAAGAGTTCATGAACCCGAAGCAGCAGGAATATTTCCGCGGCAAGCTGCAAGCCTGGAAGGATGGGATCCTGAAGGAAGCCGCGGGCACCTTGTCGCAACTACAGGTCGATTCGTTGCGCGAAGCCGATCTGACGGATCGCGCGTCGAGCGAGACCGATTGGTCGATCGAACTTCGCACGCGCGATCGGCAACGCAAGCTCATCTCCAAGATCGAGGCAGCGATGCGCCGCATCGACGAGGGAGAATATGGCTATTGCGAAGTGACCGGCGAACCGATCAGCCTGGCGCGGCTGGAAGCACGACCGATCGCGACGATGACCGTTGAGGCGCAGGAGCGACATGAGCGCAACGAGAAGGTCTCGCGCGAGGAATGA
- the surE gene encoding 5'/3'-nucleotidase SurE, whose amino-acid sequence MRILITNDDGYHAPGLEVLEEIAAAFSDDIWVVAPAEEQSGAGHSLTLSRPIRVRQHGEKRYAVAGTPTDAVMMALARIMKDTPPDLILSGVNRGANLAEDVTYSGTVSAAMEGALAGVRSIALSQVYAREGMGDTVPFEAASAWGQRVLRPLIDAPLAARTLVNINFPAGPADAVKGIRIANQGLRDYGRLKVDTRRDPRGYEYHWFSLGPVISTPAHATDLEAVADGYVAVTPLHLDLTHYESVDMLAAAYH is encoded by the coding sequence ATGCGCATCCTGATCACCAACGACGATGGCTATCACGCCCCCGGCCTCGAGGTATTGGAGGAGATCGCCGCCGCTTTCTCCGACGACATCTGGGTCGTCGCACCCGCCGAGGAGCAATCGGGCGCGGGCCATTCGCTGACGCTCAGCCGGCCCATCCGCGTGCGACAGCATGGCGAGAAGCGCTACGCCGTCGCCGGCACGCCGACCGATGCGGTGATGATGGCGCTGGCGCGGATCATGAAGGATACGCCGCCAGACCTGATCCTGTCGGGCGTGAACCGCGGCGCGAACCTGGCCGAGGACGTGACCTATTCGGGCACCGTCTCGGCGGCGATGGAGGGGGCGCTGGCCGGGGTCCGGTCGATCGCGCTCAGCCAGGTCTATGCGCGCGAAGGCATGGGCGACACCGTGCCGTTCGAGGCGGCAAGCGCGTGGGGGCAGCGCGTGCTGCGCCCGCTGATCGATGCGCCGCTCGCGGCACGCACGTTGGTCAACATCAATTTCCCCGCCGGGCCGGCCGATGCGGTGAAGGGGATCCGCATCGCCAACCAGGGCCTGCGCGATTACGGGCGGCTGAAGGTGGATACGCGGCGCGATCCGCGCGGCTATGAATATCACTGGTTCTCGCTCGGGCCGGTCATCTCCACTCCGGCGCACGCGACCGATCTGGAGGCGGTGGCCGACGGCTATGTCGCGGTCACGCCGCTGCATCTCGACCTGACACATTACGAATCGGTCGATATGCTCGCGGCGGCCTATCACTGA
- a CDS encoding PilZ domain-containing protein encodes MDQISHDPFGQDPASGTSAEDVAYNRNESRDSLFLMADYRLQGASEIQHVRVRNLSSGGLMAEIPAGLAQGELVEFDVRGIGWVGGKVAWSAAGRVGIAFDRVIDPMLARKPIGGGTRSPVQYRPSLIKK; translated from the coding sequence ATGGACCAGATTTCCCACGATCCCTTCGGGCAGGATCCTGCAAGCGGCACGTCGGCGGAGGACGTGGCTTATAACCGCAACGAGTCGCGCGACAGCCTGTTTCTGATGGCGGACTACCGGCTGCAGGGCGCAAGCGAGATACAGCATGTCCGCGTGCGCAACCTCTCCTCGGGCGGGTTGATGGCCGAGATACCGGCGGGGCTGGCACAGGGCGAACTCGTCGAATTCGACGTACGGGGTATCGGCTGGGTCGGTGGGAAGGTCGCCTGGTCGGCGGCAGGTCGGGTCGGCATCGCCTTTGATCGGGTCATTGATCCCATGCTGGCGCGCAAGCCGATCGGCGGCGGAACCCGAAGCCCCGTGCAGTACAGGCCGTCTCTGATCAAGAAGTGA
- a CDS encoding DUF465 domain-containing protein, with amino-acid sequence MQTAHHSALEAKHAGLDQKIAAEAQRPLPDTALLAALKKQKLKLKEEMTAQ; translated from the coding sequence ATGCAGACCGCACATCACTCGGCCCTCGAGGCCAAGCATGCCGGCCTCGACCAGAAGATTGCCGCGGAGGCGCAACGCCCGCTGCCCGATACGGCGCTGCTCGCCGCGCTGAAGAAGCAGAAATTGAAGTTGAAGGAAGAAATGACGGCGCAATAA
- a CDS encoding host attachment family protein — MQVPHNAVVVVTDGRKMLFLRNEGDETYLNLVGERAVEQNNPSDGDQKTDLAGRASSSVGGGQNSMGEVDFHQQEEDRFAAETADLLKRRAMKNDFTSLFIVAPPRTLGELRKHYHKEVSDRLSGELDKDLTGHPIDQIEKLLLAA, encoded by the coding sequence ATGCAGGTTCCGCACAATGCCGTCGTCGTCGTCACCGATGGGCGCAAGATGCTGTTCCTGCGCAACGAAGGTGATGAGACGTACCTTAATCTCGTCGGCGAACGCGCGGTCGAGCAGAACAATCCCAGCGACGGCGACCAGAAGACCGATCTCGCCGGTCGTGCTTCGTCCAGCGTCGGCGGTGGGCAGAATTCGATGGGCGAGGTCGACTTTCACCAGCAGGAGGAGGATCGCTTCGCTGCCGAGACGGCCGACCTGCTGAAGCGCCGTGCGATGAAGAATGATTTCACGTCGCTGTTCATCGTCGCACCGCCGCGGACGCTGGGTGAGTTGCGCAAGCATTACCACAAGGAAGTCAGCGATCGCCTGTCGGGGGAACTCGACAAGGACCTGACTGGCCACCCGATCGACCAGATCGAAAAGCTGCTGCTCGCCGCCTGA
- the serS gene encoding serine--tRNA ligase, with amino-acid sequence MHDIKLIRENPAAFDAALAKRGLSPLADKLLEIDRVRREQLTAEQTNVAERNALAKQIGQAKGKKDDVLAEQLLARVQALKDEALGFVAMDGELDDLLAGIPNLPLADVPEGADEDDNQLVHERGVPRSFAFEPKLHDDIGPALGLDFETGAAMSGARFTLVRGSAAKLHRALGQFMLDTLTSSHGYEECAPPLLVKYDALYGTGQMPKFAEDLFKAGEDHWLIPTAEVSLTNIVAGKILSDKELPLRFTALTPCFRSEAGAAGRDTRGLIRQHQFEKVEMVSIVTPDTSEAEHERMTACAEGLLDALGMPFRRMKLCTGDMGFTAARTYDLEVWLPGQGRYREISSCSTCTDFQARRMNARYRPEGEKQTRFVHTLNGSALAVGRTLVAVLENYQQEDGSVAVPEVLQPYLKGLNRLEPV; translated from the coding sequence ATGCACGACATCAAGCTGATCCGCGAAAACCCCGCCGCCTTCGATGCCGCCTTGGCCAAGCGCGGCCTGTCGCCGCTCGCCGACAAGCTGCTCGAGATCGACCGCGTCCGGCGCGAGCAACTCACCGCCGAGCAGACCAACGTCGCAGAACGCAACGCGCTGGCCAAGCAGATCGGCCAGGCCAAGGGCAAGAAGGACGATGTGCTGGCCGAGCAATTGCTCGCACGCGTGCAGGCGTTGAAGGACGAAGCGCTCGGCTTCGTGGCAATGGACGGCGAGTTAGACGATCTGCTCGCCGGCATTCCCAACCTGCCGCTGGCCGACGTGCCGGAAGGCGCCGACGAGGACGACAATCAGCTGGTGCACGAACGCGGTGTGCCGCGCAGCTTCGCGTTCGAGCCGAAGCTGCACGACGATATCGGTCCTGCGCTGGGCCTGGATTTCGAGACCGGTGCGGCGATGTCCGGCGCGCGCTTCACCTTGGTCCGCGGCAGCGCCGCCAAGCTACACCGCGCACTCGGGCAGTTCATGCTCGACACGCTGACCTCCAGCCATGGCTATGAGGAATGCGCGCCCCCGCTGTTGGTCAAGTACGATGCGCTGTACGGCACCGGACAGATGCCCAAATTCGCCGAGGATTTGTTCAAGGCAGGCGAGGATCACTGGCTGATCCCGACCGCCGAGGTCAGCCTGACCAACATCGTGGCGGGCAAGATCCTGAGCGACAAGGAATTGCCGCTGCGCTTCACCGCGCTCACCCCCTGCTTTCGATCCGAAGCCGGTGCGGCGGGCCGCGACACTCGCGGGCTGATCCGACAGCACCAGTTCGAAAAGGTCGAGATGGTCTCGATCGTGACGCCCGATACTTCCGAAGCTGAGCACGAGCGCATGACCGCATGTGCCGAGGGGCTGCTCGATGCGCTCGGCATGCCGTTCCGCCGCATGAAGCTCTGCACCGGCGACATGGGCTTCACCGCGGCACGGACCTACGATCTCGAAGTCTGGCTACCCGGCCAGGGCCGCTACCGCGAGATATCCAGCTGCTCGACCTGCACCGATTTCCAGGCGCGGCGGATGAACGCGCGTTATCGCCCCGAGGGGGAGAAGCAGACGCGCTTCGTGCACACGCTGAACGGCTCGGCGCTGGCGGTCGGGCGGACGCTGGTGGCGGTCCTGGAGAATTACCAGCAGGAAGACGGGTCGGTGGCGGTACCGGAGGTGCTGCAGCCGTATCTCAAGGGGCTGAACCGGCTGGAGCCGGTATAA
- a CDS encoding DUF1465 family protein, protein MKGFVIDQRIQRRLIDTLYVEAMLLADEARGYFDQHGRAERDALSPLERVSFSCESLKVTTRLMHIIAWLLTQRAVDAGELNRRDAIDPSRRLGPAPISDAAGMLAMPQVAQALIAASTDLYRRVALLDASQVGKVQSHSPARLLHDRLAIAF, encoded by the coding sequence ATGAAGGGGTTCGTCATCGACCAGCGCATCCAGCGCCGCCTGATCGACACTTTGTATGTCGAAGCGATGCTGCTTGCCGACGAAGCACGCGGCTATTTCGATCAACACGGCAGGGCTGAGCGCGACGCGTTGAGCCCGCTGGAACGTGTCTCCTTCTCTTGCGAGTCGCTGAAGGTCACGACGAGGTTGATGCACATAATCGCCTGGCTGCTGACCCAGCGCGCGGTGGATGCCGGCGAGTTGAACCGGCGCGATGCGATCGACCCGTCACGGCGCCTTGGGCCGGCGCCGATCAGCGATGCTGCTGGCATGCTTGCCATGCCACAGGTGGCACAGGCGCTGATTGCGGCTAGTACGGACCTGTACCGCCGCGTCGCGTTGTTGGATGCGTCGCAAGTCGGAAAGGTGCAGTCGCACAGCCCTGCGCGCCTGCTCCACGATCGCCTTGCGATAGCGTTCTAA
- a CDS encoding succinate dehydrogenase assembly factor 2, with translation MDRETRLKRLHFRAHHRGVKEADLLIGGFFDAHGRGWDEAEMVLFEELLEEQDVDIMAWAIGTAVAPERYQGSIVTALKTLDYVPIAT, from the coding sequence ATGGATCGCGAGACACGTCTGAAACGCCTGCATTTCCGCGCGCACCATCGCGGCGTGAAGGAAGCCGATCTGCTGATCGGCGGGTTCTTCGACGCGCATGGCCGCGGCTGGGACGAGGCGGAGATGGTGCTGTTCGAGGAACTGCTCGAGGAGCAGGACGTGGACATCATGGCCTGGGCGATCGGCACGGCGGTGGCACCCGAGCGGTATCAGGGCTCAATCGTGACCGCGCTCAAGACGCTGGATTACGTGCCGATCGCGACCTAA
- the tyrS gene encoding tyrosine--tRNA ligase, with protein sequence MTEHNSLLLRTLASRGYIHQTTDAAALDALATKQVVPGYIGFDPTAPSLHVGSLVQIMLLRRLQQSGHKPIVLMGGGTGKIGDPSFKDEARKLLGEDGIKANVASIRRIFERFLTFGDGPSDAVMVDNAEWLDALEYIPFLRDVGQHFSVNRMLSFDSVKLRLDREQSLSFLEFNYMILQAYDFLELSRRAGCRLQMGGSDQWGNIVNGIELSRRMDGTEVYGITTPLITTADGGKMGKTMSGAVWLHEDQLPHFDYWQFWRNTDDRDVGRFLRLFTDLPLDEIARLEALPGAEINEAKKVLANEATAMCRGTAAAAEAAETARRTFEEGSAGGVLPTFAVAGEIGVIDALIGIGFCASRGEARRLIQGGGARVAGEKVTSEAMTITVGDTPVAIAAGKKHHGLLIRG encoded by the coding sequence ATGACCGAGCATAATTCCCTCCTCCTGCGCACGCTGGCGTCGCGCGGCTATATCCACCAGACGACCGATGCCGCCGCGCTCGACGCGCTGGCCACCAAGCAGGTCGTGCCCGGCTATATCGGCTTCGATCCGACCGCGCCGTCGCTGCATGTCGGCAGCCTGGTACAGATCATGCTGCTGCGCCGGCTGCAGCAGAGCGGGCACAAGCCGATCGTGTTGATGGGCGGGGGCACCGGCAAGATCGGCGATCCGAGCTTCAAGGACGAGGCACGCAAGCTGCTCGGCGAGGACGGGATCAAGGCGAACGTCGCGTCGATCCGCCGCATCTTCGAACGCTTCCTGACGTTCGGCGACGGCCCGAGCGATGCGGTGATGGTGGACAATGCCGAGTGGCTCGACGCGCTCGAATACATCCCGTTCCTGCGGGACGTGGGGCAGCATTTCAGCGTCAACCGCATGCTGAGCTTCGATTCCGTCAAGCTCAGGCTCGACCGCGAACAGTCGCTGAGCTTCCTCGAATTCAACTACATGATCCTGCAGGCCTACGACTTCCTCGAACTGTCACGCCGTGCCGGGTGCCGGCTGCAGATGGGCGGCTCCGATCAATGGGGTAACATCGTCAACGGCATCGAATTGTCGCGCCGCATGGATGGGACGGAAGTCTACGGCATCACCACCCCGCTGATCACCACGGCAGACGGCGGCAAGATGGGCAAGACGATGTCGGGCGCCGTCTGGCTGCACGAGGATCAGCTGCCGCACTTCGACTATTGGCAATTCTGGCGCAACACCGACGACCGCGATGTCGGTCGCTTCCTGCGGCTGTTCACCGATCTGCCGCTGGACGAGATCGCACGATTGGAAGCGCTGCCGGGCGCGGAGATCAACGAGGCGAAGAAGGTGCTGGCGAACGAAGCGACCGCGATGTGCCGCGGAACGGCGGCAGCGGCCGAAGCGGCGGAGACCGCGCGGCGGACGTTCGAGGAAGGATCGGCCGGCGGCGTGCTGCCGACCTTTGCCGTCGCGGGTGAGATCGGCGTGATCGACGCGCTGATTGGGATCGGCTTCTGCGCATCCAGAGGCGAGGCGCGGCGACTGATCCAGGGTGGCGGCGCCAGGGTGGCGGGCGAGAAGGTGACGAGCGAGGCCATGACGATCACCGTCGGCGACACCCCGGTGGCGATCGCTGCGGGAAAGAAGCACCACGGCCTGCTGATCCGCGGCTGA
- a CDS encoding peptidoglycan DD-metalloendopeptidase family protein — MRIALAALPLLAGCIPGGGERPAPSPSYDRPQPVRAPTDSGSDEVQTLPSPPPAWQARPVTADAQTIEASSYVVRPGDTLRAVADRTGAGSEAVARANGLVPPFTIRVGQRLEIPGGRYHLVRSGETGIAISRAYGIDWSRIVTANDLAEPYVLRVGMRVLIPGVTPGRTRLEERAAAFKLDVDDLVTGSSPAILATQRPAQPTTSPRRVLSPTTPVAEPARLRGGFIWPVQGRVVGQFGPGASGEKINGIKIAVPLDTPIKAAADGVVAYAGDEIAALGGLVIIKHGDAWTTVYGHASKLLVQRGQSVKRGQTIAISGDSGFADRPELHFELRKGRTPVNPIPQLPSS; from the coding sequence ATGAGGATCGCGTTGGCCGCCCTGCCGCTTCTGGCGGGGTGCATTCCCGGCGGCGGCGAGCGCCCTGCCCCAAGCCCATCCTACGATCGTCCCCAGCCCGTCCGGGCACCGACCGACAGCGGCTCCGACGAGGTGCAGACGCTGCCGAGCCCCCCGCCCGCCTGGCAGGCGCGGCCGGTGACCGCCGATGCGCAGACGATCGAGGCGAGCAGCTATGTCGTGCGACCGGGCGACACGCTGCGCGCGGTCGCCGATCGTACCGGCGCCGGATCGGAAGCGGTCGCGCGCGCCAACGGCCTGGTGCCGCCGTTCACGATCCGCGTTGGTCAGCGGCTGGAGATACCGGGCGGCCGCTATCACCTGGTGCGCTCCGGCGAGACCGGGATCGCCATCTCGCGCGCCTACGGCATCGATTGGTCGCGCATCGTCACCGCCAACGATTTGGCCGAACCCTATGTCCTGCGTGTCGGCATGCGCGTGCTGATCCCGGGCGTCACGCCGGGCCGGACCCGGCTGGAGGAGCGTGCGGCGGCGTTCAAGCTCGATGTCGACGATCTGGTCACCGGCAGCAGCCCGGCGATCCTGGCGACGCAGCGCCCCGCCCAGCCGACCACGTCGCCACGGCGCGTGCTGTCCCCGACCACGCCGGTGGCGGAACCGGCACGGCTGCGCGGCGGGTTCATCTGGCCGGTGCAGGGGCGCGTGGTCGGCCAGTTTGGCCCTGGGGCAAGCGGCGAGAAGATCAACGGCATCAAGATCGCGGTGCCGCTCGATACGCCGATCAAGGCCGCCGCCGATGGCGTGGTGGCCTATGCCGGCGACGAGATCGCAGCACTAGGCGGGTTGGTGATCATCAAGCATGGCGATGCGTGGACCACGGTATACGGCCATGCCAGCAAGCTGCTGGTGCAACGCGGCCAATCGGTGAAGCGCGGGCAGACGATCGCGATCTCGGGCGATTCCGGCTTTGCCGACCGGCCGGAGCTACATTTCGAACTGCGCAAGGGGCGCACGCCGGTAAACCCGATCCCGCAGCTTCCGTCTTCATAG
- the recG gene encoding ATP-dependent DNA helicase RecG yields the protein MRPDILNPLFAEVTALKGIGPGLAKPLDRLGLARIIDIAFHLPTGWIDRVPRTELDMADAGRTIAITLTAQSYRSGNGRGPTRVQASDALGNFVSLVYFGGQPGWAKKLAPIGEQRRVSGRLEMYGQELQIVHPDYCLPLEEAPDVATRESIYPLSEGITSRRMGQLVEQALERAPDLPEWIEPGLLAKRGWPTWREALVRIHANSSDAMARERLAYDEVFANQLALTLVRQSSRARRGRALAGDGRLRDALKLPYQLTGAQARTVREVEGDLAQEQPMLRLLQGDVGSGKTLVAAMALLMAVEAGAQGALLAPTEILARQHYETLRRQLAGLPVEIAILTGRDKGKVREATLMGLASGAIHILIGTHAIFQDTVTYKDLGLVVVDEQHRFGVAQRMMLQAKARAAPHLLAMTATPIPRTLTLANYGEMDVSMLDEMPPGRQPIETRVISEDRLPDMVEALARHLSDGAQAYWVCPLVEESAKSDLAAAEDRAETLRARFGDRVGLVHGRMKGPEKDAVMAEFAAGRIGVLVATTVIEVGVDVPNATLIVIEAADRFGLAQLHQLRGRVGRGSGKSNCLLIRGNGLSETSRARLALMRETNDGFRIAEEDLRLRGAGELLGTKQSGEAAFRIASPEMLTELLPIATDDARLLIDRDGGLDGPRGQAARTALYLFEREAGVALLRSG from the coding sequence ATGCGACCCGATATCCTCAATCCATTGTTCGCCGAAGTCACGGCGCTGAAGGGCATCGGCCCGGGGCTGGCCAAGCCGCTCGATCGGCTGGGGCTCGCGCGGATCATCGATATCGCCTTCCATCTGCCGACCGGCTGGATCGACCGGGTGCCGCGTACCGAGCTGGACATGGCCGATGCCGGACGCACCATCGCCATCACGCTGACCGCGCAAAGCTATCGCTCGGGCAATGGCCGCGGGCCGACGCGCGTGCAGGCGAGTGATGCGCTCGGCAACTTTGTCAGCCTGGTCTATTTTGGCGGCCAACCCGGCTGGGCGAAGAAGCTGGCGCCGATTGGGGAGCAGCGCCGCGTGTCGGGGCGGCTGGAGATGTACGGGCAAGAGCTGCAGATCGTGCATCCCGATTATTGCCTGCCGCTGGAAGAGGCGCCTGACGTGGCGACGCGCGAGTCGATCTACCCGCTGTCGGAAGGCATTACCTCGCGGCGCATGGGGCAGCTGGTCGAGCAGGCGCTGGAGCGTGCGCCCGATCTGCCCGAATGGATTGAGCCCGGCCTGCTGGCCAAGCGCGGCTGGCCGACATGGCGCGAGGCGCTGGTCCGCATCCATGCCAATTCGTCGGATGCCATGGCGCGCGAACGGCTGGCCTATGACGAGGTGTTCGCCAATCAGCTCGCGCTGACGCTGGTGCGGCAATCGTCGCGGGCCAGGCGGGGCAGGGCGCTGGCCGGCGACGGCCGCCTGCGCGATGCCTTGAAGCTGCCCTATCAACTCACCGGCGCACAGGCGCGTACGGTGCGCGAGGTCGAGGGCGATCTCGCGCAGGAGCAGCCGATGCTGCGCCTGCTGCAGGGTGATGTCGGGTCGGGCAAGACATTGGTCGCGGCGATGGCGCTGCTGATGGCGGTCGAGGCCGGCGCGCAAGGAGCCTTGCTTGCCCCGACCGAGATCCTCGCGCGCCAGCATTACGAAACGCTGCGCCGCCAGCTCGCCGGGCTGCCTGTCGAGATCGCGATCCTAACCGGGCGCGACAAGGGCAAGGTGCGCGAAGCGACGCTGATGGGGCTGGCGTCGGGAGCGATCCATATCCTGATCGGCACGCACGCCATCTTCCAGGACACGGTGACGTACAAGGATCTCGGCCTCGTCGTGGTCGACGAGCAGCACCGTTTCGGCGTCGCGCAGCGCATGATGCTGCAAGCCAAGGCGCGCGCCGCGCCGCATCTGCTGGCGATGACCGCCACGCCGATCCCGCGCACGCTGACGCTGGCCAATTATGGCGAGATGGACGTCAGCATGCTCGATGAAATGCCCCCCGGCCGCCAGCCGATCGAGACACGGGTGATCTCTGAGGATCGCTTGCCCGACATGGTTGAGGCACTCGCCCGGCATTTGTCCGATGGCGCCCAGGCTTATTGGGTGTGCCCGTTGGTCGAGGAAAGCGCCAAGAGCGATCTCGCTGCTGCAGAGGACCGCGCGGAAACGCTGCGCGCGCGGTTCGGCGATCGTGTGGGATTGGTGCACGGCCGGATGAAGGGGCCGGAGAAGGATGCAGTGATGGCCGAGTTCGCCGCCGGGCGCATTGGCGTGCTTGTGGCGACCACGGTGATCGAAGTCGGGGTCGATGTGCCCAACGCAACGCTGATCGTGATCGAGGCGGCGGATCGTTTCGGCCTCGCCCAACTCCACCAGTTGCGGGGGCGCGTCGGGCGCGGCTCGGGCAAGTCGAACTGCCTGCTGATCCGCGGCAACGGCCTGAGCGAAACGTCGCGCGCGCGCCTCGCCTTGATGCGCGAAACCAATGATGGCTTCCGTATAGCCGAAGAAGATCTGCGGCTGCGCGGGGCGGGCGAACTGCTCGGCACCAAGCAATCGGGCGAGGCGGCGTTTCGCATCGCCAGCCCTGAAATGCTGACCGAATTGCTGCCGATCGCCACCGACGATGCGCGCCTGTTGATCGATCGCGATGGCGGGCTGGACGGGCCGCGTGGGCAGGCGGCTCGCACCGCGCTGTATCTGTTCGAGCGCGAAGCAGGCGTTGCCTTGCTGCGCTCGGGTTAG
- a CDS encoding YdcH family protein, which translates to MDETQIAKRLEVLRTEHRDLDSAIAALSDSGSTDQLQLARLKKRKLRLRDEVAMLEDQLVPDIIA; encoded by the coding sequence ATGGACGAGACGCAGATTGCCAAGCGGCTGGAGGTCCTTCGCACCGAGCATCGTGACCTCGATTCGGCGATCGCCGCGCTGTCCGACAGCGGCTCGACCGATCAATTGCAGCTAGCACGACTCAAGAAACGCAAGCTGCGGCTGCGCGACGAAGTGGCGATGCTGGAAGACCAGCTGGTGCCGGATATCATTGCCTGA